A region of Thermococcus piezophilus DNA encodes the following proteins:
- a CDS encoding class III signal peptide-containing protein, with amino-acid sequence MMKKAKRGQISLEFMLIFGIMLILLLYSVNNITFREGSTSIETLRIQVSLEEKNLANAISNTISQVYAQGPGAKSTTYVKLTYLRDAGMLEKALNLGSPNIFITYGNYSNDGNGTYVTVTGTGFTPVLTGGNKNVFWSRSMYQAVPYGNPSVWSPSGSITVGTITLYGLEIDPTSLPPTLKIVVEWNPDQPESWTFDSAKGELRININPGG; translated from the coding sequence ATGATGAAAAAAGCGAAGCGTGGCCAGATATCACTGGAGTTCATGCTTATATTCGGTATAATGCTTATACTGTTACTTTACTCTGTGAACAACATCACTTTCCGGGAGGGTTCAACTTCAATCGAAACCCTCCGTATTCAGGTAAGTCTTGAGGAGAAGAACCTCGCCAATGCCATATCGAACACCATAAGCCAGGTCTACGCCCAGGGACCCGGTGCCAAGTCCACCACATACGTCAAGCTGACATACTTAAGGGATGCAGGCATGCTCGAAAAGGCTCTGAACCTGGGGAGTCCAAACATATTCATAACCTATGGCAACTATAGTAACGATGGTAACGGCACCTATGTCACGGTCACAGGCACGGGGTTTACTCCCGTCCTGACTGGCGGGAACAAGAACGTTTTCTGGAGCAGGTCAATGTATCAGGCGGTGCCCTACGGCAACCCCTCCGTATGGTCACCATCCGGGAGCATCACAGTTGGAACTATTACGCTGTACGGCCTGGAAATAGATCCCACAAGCCTTCCCCCCACCCTGAAGATAGTCGTTGAGTGGAACCCGGACCAGCCGGAGAGCTGGACGTTCGACTCGGCCAAGGGCGAGCTGAGAATAAACATCAATCCCGGTGGCTGA